One window from the genome of Drosophila albomicans strain 15112-1751.03 chromosome 2L, ASM965048v2, whole genome shotgun sequence encodes:
- the LOC117563726 gene encoding kinesin-like protein KIF15 isoform X2, with the protein MSTKSAIQVCIKVRPCEPELPTLWQVKDKRAIQPLDSQADPCVFDYVYDQGSNNQEVFDGMAKHIVEACVRGFNGTIFAYGQTSSGKTYTMMGDQQNPGVMVLAAKEIFNQITNHSDRDFLLRVGYIEIYNEKIYDLLNKKNQDLKIFESNGMVNVNCEECIITSEDDLLQFLCLGNKERTVGETNMNERSSRSHAIFRIIIESRKADRSDDDAVIQSILNLVDLAGSERADQTGARGARLKEGSHINKSLHFLSNVIKSLAENEDNKYVSYRDSKLTRILQASLGGNAFTSIICTIRPSIMEESQSTLNFAMRAKKIHLKPQLNEIVSDATMMKRLEREIKLLKDRLAEEQAKNESQIKVRLLEQRIKTDTLKIITSNTITDRNKNRRRTWCPASSNLEETSTGSQEIPVAIGSNKPHASIKHSNLPKPSFYPTTNRPTQRALAGSKTINIMKSLEVEGETMSVEPNFEQATHQLTADHSRMRTITLTPTLAQMGAKGRELLERKLVELEAFTKIEQQINTEWDELNEKLSTATARVDELQTERQNLLQRSEDLQAQVDDLRKSKEEADKKIASYEEQLKTLKATAERLDMENRAAVELEFEFTSHKSKSKLRENELLTALSEKDSTIENLQKSLNDLSSEVLRNSKDDHMRSICPALETSCELICRKCVDLERLLEEYNNKPNDKNGAVAIDCECEQLRADIANTRAQLEGVQNAYKQITSDVAEKTELCDRLSRNVISAEEAKFTLQGKCDDLEQAQLRHEELIKIMQDEYDKIQQKYNALQHDYEILERTASSTEEEHKMLQTENESLQREISTLKQCVEEMQLKLLETTVSDVHEALVQQLKTSNEELMANLANMETKYCDLQGEYDDLSNQLVDSVQDGDSLREQFTALQETLKKTPLETDRLHAHIEQLEKEVNEKNQLLEATESTINEMREQMTNLQSELLEKSVIVNKVEDYQRQIESLEKQHAEMTMVCEELQEKVKETTINDSLSKSTTTMIAPDIDFEQEQEIGILKERLAQLNGELKQLQTEIKKQLIVVQQKDELIETMQLEMQELNERCLSMDVQIVELRSNVQQQQQLLDLQATKLAADANRIDQLQESNAKLTERSIKAEETLEERLNLAADIDSSKAEYEKHLQHLQLTLDTARVEFAKQEKINKDELDNANLEFLQKIEVSESRYRENLHKYNTEWEDRLQKLNSEGEAKLLAVNAEIAAEREQFIQEKHELESLYDESKKTIVELQDKLSFMVEDNEKVKAYADFEILSNEKLTNLHEKYERQLKDFEQLKLNLDSLELEKNALQAVVDDNKQIIQRLSQELESEQNVRQIETSKLNRELENAIEANSKAKSEYSEQLETYTEKISDLQEELRQANLMASDIEKLNLERQQIQEVLAKTKEHNMFLEKKADELESALLLAQNEVTTHRTQLESLQSKLDYTQEAKNNFSSAEAAYTQKLHELEKEMSEQAHQYNRKIEELISSEAELNFKMEALLKRKLELEASNDKLAASQELLNQEREHNANLQQSNDQLKSQLKAKQTEWNTLQQKLQQQETQLNIKQTEFNILQKSADVTNSQLLTLKQTLHQAESQLELKQTDCDTLQQSLQEATSLLDSKQTEFDAVQLTIKQMSEDNKEAHDSLEQAESQLKTKQAECNALKESLQQAACELETKQAAFDALQMSFKDLQCKLETKQAADCSLQQVESELKAKQAECSSLQQSLQQATSLLDSKQAEFDAVQLTIKQMSEDNKEAHDSLEQAESQLKTKQAECNALKESLQQATCELETKQAAFDALQMSFKDLQCKLEAKHAADCSLQQVESELKAKQAECSSLQQSLQQAASQLQNKQDALDALQLTLNQTQLQLDSKQEAHTAVQTAESQIKAKQAECNSLHNFLQESRSNLHQVESQLKAKQAECNSLQQSLQKAVSQLDSKQAALDASLRQSDLQLKAKQTDCDSLQQTVQELKAQLAASEEMVLRAKELQIEFDKLKSNQNSLQAERERLDATISSLLEDKRNLEEKLCSTNEIVQKLEMDLKTPRKSLDRDHHIPRKSLISESEVRRNRRISTHDERRQSYWNDSRHVACMTDPVDTNCNCTELDRKLKECQFELFVRESKVTALSIELKNHPLKEENAQLKKRLQEEQQKSRDEIKRMKSKNSDLMSKVNAFSASAAISSSGNCAAIPLQKLTSVETQTESDLVVELKKTTEKLNDCIQVCRHRYNHIKDLEERLKQNENSDTSNISSQTIGQINLLKSKLEIQKKEIATLTNKYEYAKKALKLRKDEIEELRKGAGTAVTAACSK; encoded by the exons ATGTCCACTAAAAGCGCTATTCAAGTCTGCATTAAGGTGCGTCCATGTGAGCCGGAGCTGCCTACATTATGGCAAGTGAAGGACAAACGAGCCATTCAACCATTGGACAGCCAAGCAGATCCCTGTGTTTTCG ATTATGTGTACGATCAGGGCTCCAATAACCAAGAAGTTTTCGATGGCATGGCAAAACATATCGTCGAAGCCTGTGTGAGAGGCTTCAATGGCACTATTTTCGCCTATGGCCAAACATCTTCTG GAAAAACCTATACAATGATGGGAGACCAGCAGAATCCAGGCGTAATGGTCTTGGCTGCCAAGGAGATCTTCAATCAGATCACCAATCATAGTGATCGGGATTTCTTGCTTCGTGTGGGATACATCGAGATCTACAACGAAAAGATCTATGATTTACTCAACAAGAAAAATCAAgatcttaaaatatttgaaagcaATGGCATGGTGAATGTAAATTGCGAGGAATGCATTATAACCAGCGAGGATGACTTACTGCAGTTCCTCTGCTTGGGTAACAAAGAGCGCACTGTCGGTGAGACGAACATGAATGAACGTTCCAGTCGATCGCATGCCATATTTCGCATA atCATTGAATCCCGCAAAGCCGATCGCAGTGACGACGATGCTGTGATTCAGAGCATACTGAACCTCGTGGATCTAGCTGGCTCTGAACGAGCCGATCAGACTGGTGCAAGGGGTGCTCGGTTAAAAGAGGGAAGTCATATTAACAAAAGCCTTCACTTCTTAAGCAATGTGATTAAAAGTCTGGCTGAGAACGaagataataaatatgttagtTATCGGGACTCGAAACTGACTCGCATTCTGCAGGCTTCGCTTGGAGGCAACGCATTCACATCCATAATTTGCACCATTCGCCCATCAATAATGGAGGAATCGCAATCcacattaaattttgcaatgcGTGCGAAGAAAATCCATCTAAAGccacaattaaatgaaattgtatcGGATGCGACAATGATGAAACGCTTAGAGCGTGAGATAAAGTTACTTAAAGATCGATTAGCCGAAGAGCAAGCGAAAAATGAAAGTCAGATTAAAGTAAGGCTCTTAGAGCAGAGAATTAAGACCGATACGCTCAAGATTATTACAAGCAATACAATTACTGATCGCAATAAAAATCGACGACGTACATGGTGTCCAGCGTCATCGAATCTGGAGGAAACGTCCACAGGCTCTCAAGAAATCCCAGTAGCTATTGGGTCGAATAAGCCCCATGCCAGTATAAAACACTCAAATTTACCGAAGCCCAGCTTCTATCCTACAACTAACCGTCCAACCCAAAGAGCTTTAGCCGGGTCCAAAACTATAAACATTATGAAATCCCTGGAAGTCGAAGGAGAAACTATGTCTGTCGAACCCAACTTTGAGCAGGCAACTCATCAGCTCACCGCAGATCACTCCAGAATGAGAACAATTACTCTAACTCCAACCTTAGCTCAAATGGGGGCAAAAGG TAGAGAATTGCTTGAACGCAAGCTTGTGGAGCTGGAAGCCTTCACAAAAATAGAGCAACAGATTAATACAGAATGGGACGAGCTAAATGAAAAGTTATCTACGGCAACAGCTCGAGTTGATGAActgcagacagagagacaaaaTTTGTTGCAGCG TTCGGAAGACTTACAAGCCCAAGTCGATGATCTGAGGAAGTCCAAGGAGGAAGCCGataaaaaaattgcaagtTACGAAGAGCAACTAAAAACGCTAAAGGCAACCGCGGAAAGATTGGACATGGAGAATCGTGCTGCCGTCGAGCTGGAGTTTGAATTTACAAGTCATAAgtcaaaatcaaaactaaGAGAAAATGAATTGCTTACGGCGTTGTCGGAAAAGGACAGTACCATCGAAAATCTGCAAAAGTCGCTAAATGATCTGTCGAGTGAGGTACTCCGGAACAGCAAAGATGATCATATGCGTTCCATTTGCCCGGCTCTGGAAACTAGCTGCGAACTGATCTGTCGCAAATGTGTAGATTTGGAACGCCTATTAGAGGAATATAACAATAAGCCCAACGACAAAAATGGTGCTGTTGCAATTGATTGTGAATGTGAACAGTTGAGAGCAGATATCGCCAACACTCGTGCTCAGCTTGAAGGCGTTCAGAATGCCTATAAGCAAATAACCAGTGATGTGGCTGAGAAGACGGAGTTGTGCGATCGTCTAAGCCGTAATGTTATCTCTGCAGAGGAGGCCAAGTTTACGCTGCAAGGAAAATGTGATGATCTCGAGCAAGCGCAGCTTCGTCATGAGGAGCTTATAAAGATAATGCAAGATGAATATGACAAGATTCAGCAGAAGTACAACGCTTTACAACACGATTATGAGATATTGGAACGCACTGCTAGTTCTACAGAAGAAGAGCACAAGATGTTGCAGACTGAGAATGAAAGTTTGCAGAGGGAAATCAGTACATTAAAACAATGTGTTGaggaaatgcaattgaaacttCTAGAAACAACTGTCTCCGATGTTCACGAAGCTCTTGTACAGCAGCTTAAGACGAGCAATGAGGAGCTCATGGCGAACTTGGCCAATATGGAGACCAAATATTGCGACTTGCAGGGAGAATACGATGATCTTTCCAATCAGCTTGTTGATAGTGTGCAAGACGGTGATAGTTTGCGAGAACAGTTCACTGCGCTGCAGGAGACTCTGAAAAAGACGCCATTGGAGACAGATCGATTGCATGCACACATTGAACAACTAGAGAAAGAAGTTAATGAAAAAAATCAGCTTTTGGAAGCCACCGAAAGCACAATAAATGAGATGCGCGAACAGATGACAAATCTGCAGTCTGAGTTGTTGGAGAAATCTGTGATAGTAAACAAAGTGGAGGACTATCAACGTCAGATCGAGTCGCTCGAGAAACAACATGCCGAAATGACGATGGTCTGCGAAGAGCTGCAGGAGAAGGTTAAAGAGACCACTATTAACGATAGTTTGTCAAAGAGCACAACTACTATGATTGCGCCTGATATTGATTTTGAGCAGGAGCAAGAAATTGGTATTCTCAAGGAAAGGCTCGCCCAATTGAATGGCGAACTCAAACAGTTGCAgactgaaattaaaaaacaattaattgtgGTTCAACAAAAGGATGAACTTATTGAAACGATGCAATTGGAGATGCAGGAGCTAAATGAGCGTTGTTTATCCATGGATGTGCAGATAGTAGAACTTCGTTCGAATgttcaacaacagcaacaactgcttGATCTGCAGGCTACCAAATTGGCAGCCGATGCCAATCGAATTGATCAGTTACAGGAATCCAATGCAAAGCTAACAGAGCGTAGCATTAAAGCAGAGGAAACGCTAGAGGAACGTCTCAATCTGGCCGCGGACATTGATAGCTCGAAAGCAGAATACGAAAAGCATCTTCAGCATTTGCAATTGACACTGGACACTGCCAGGGTGGAATTCGCTAAACAGGAGAAGATAAATAAGGATGAACTTGATAATGCCAATTTAGAGTTTTTGCAAAAGATTGAGGTAAGCGAGAGTAGATACCGAGAGAACCTCCATAAATACAATACCGAATGGGAAGATCGATTACAAAAACTCAATTCCGAAGGTGAAGCTAAATTGTTGGCTGTTAATGCAGAAATTGCTGCTGAAAGGGAACAATTTATTCAAGAAAAACACGAACTGGAATCACTCTATGATGAGAGTAAGAAAACCATTGTGGAGCTGCAAGATAAGTTAAGCTTCATGGTGGAAGACAATGAGAAAGTAAAAGCATACGCAGACTTCGAAATATTGTCTAATGAAAAGCTTACAAATCTgcatgaaaaatatgaaagacAACTTAAAGATTTCGAgcaattaaaactaaacttagaCAGCTTAGAACTGGAAAAGAACGCGCTACAAGCTGTTGTGGATGATAACAAACAAATCATTCAGCGTTTGTCTCAAGAACTTGAATCTGAACAAAATGTGCGACAAATCGAAACAAGCAAATTGAACCGTGAATTAGAGAATGCCATAGAAGCTAATAGTAAAGCAAAGTCTGAGTACAGCGAACAATTAGAAACATACACTGAAAAAATTAGCGATCTCCAAGAAGAATTGAGACAGGCGAACCTAATGGCCAGCGACATTGAGAAACTTAATTTAGAACGGCAGCAAATACAAGAAGTTTTAGCTAAGACAAAGGAGCACAATATGTTTTTGGAAAAGAAAGCAGACGAACTTGAAAGCGCATTATTATTGGCTCAGAATGAAGTAACGACACATAGAACGCAGTTGGAGAGCTTGCAATCGAAACTAGATTATACTCAGGAAGCAAAGAATAACTTTAGTTCCGCGGAGGCCGCATATACTCAAAAGCTACATGAACTAGAAAAAGAAATGTCGGAGCAGGCACATCAATACAATCGCAAAATAGAGGAATTGATAAGTTCAGAGGCCGAACTTAACTTCAAGATGGAAGCATTGCTAAAGAGAAAGCTCGAGCTAGAGGCTTCGAACGACAAACTGGCCGCTTCGCAAGAGCTCTTGAATCAGGAACGTGAACATAACGCGAATTTGCAACAAAGCAACGATCAGTTGAAGTCGCAGCTAAAGGCTAAGCAAACTGAGTGGAACACCCTACAGCaaaagctgcaacagcaagagACGCAACTAAATATTAAGCAAACTGaattcaacattttgcaaaaaagCGCAGATGTGACAAATTCGCAGCTACTTACATTGAAGCAGACTCTTCATCAAGCTGAGTCGCAACTTGAACTCAAACAGACCGATTGTGATACATTACAGCAGTCCTTGCAAGAAGCAACGTCTCTGTTAGACAGTAAGCAGACCGAATTTGATGCAGTACAGCTGACTATAAAGCAAATGTCAGAGGATAACAAAGAGGCCCATGATTCGTTGGAACAAGCAGAGTCGCAACTTAAAACAAAGCAGGCCGAATGTAATGCATTGAAAGAGTCCTTGCAACAAGCAGCTTGTGAATTAGAAACTAAACAAGCTGCCTTCGATGCGTTGCAGATGTCTTTCAAGGATCTGCAGTGTAAGTTAGAAACCAAACAAGCGGCTGACTGTTCGTTACAACAAGTAGAATCAGAACTCAAAGCGAAGCAAGCGGAATGTAGTTCTCTGCAGCAGTCATTGCAACAAGCAACTTCTCTGTTAGACAGTAAGCAAGCCGAATTCGATGCAGTGCAGCTGACTATAAAGCAAATGTCAGAGGATAACAAAGAGGCCCATGATTCGTTGGAACAAGCAGAGTCGCAACTTAAAACAAAGCAGGCCGAATGTAATGCATTGAAAGAGTCCTTGCAACAAGCAACTTGTGAATTAGAAACTAAACAAGCTGCCTTCGATGCGTTGCAGATGTCTTTCAAGGATCTGCAATGTAAGTTAGAAGCCAAACATGCGGCTGACTGTTCGTTGCAACAAGTAGAGTCAGAACTCAAGGCGAAGCAAGCGGAATGTAGTTCTCTGCAGCAGTCATTGCAACAAGCAGCGTCTCAGCTACAGAATAAGCAAGATGCCCTCGATGCATTGCAGCTAACTTTAAATCAAACGCAGCTTCAGTTAGATTCTAAGCAAGAGGCCCATACTGCTGTGCAGACAGCTGAGTCACAAATCAAAGCGAAGCAAGCGGAATGTAATTCTCTGCATAATTTCTTACAAGAATCAAGAAGCAACTTGCATCAAGTAGAGTCTCAACTTAAAGCAAAGCAGGCTGAATGTAATTCTCTGCAACAATCTTTGCAAAAAGCAGTGTCTCAGCTAGACTCTAAACAAGCTGCATTAGATGCTTCATTGCGACAATCAGATTTGCAGCTCAAAGCTAAGCAGACTGACTGCGATTCATTGCAACAGACCGTGCAAGAGCTTAAAGCCCAACTGGCGGCAAGTGAGGAAATGGTCCTCAGAGCTAAAGAGTTACAAATAGAATTTGATAAGCTG AAATCTAATCAAAATAGTTTACAAGCTGAACGAGAACGTTTGGATGCAACCATTTCTAGTTTATTGGAGGACAAACGCAATTTGGAGGAAAAACTTTGCAGTACAAATGAGATTGTGCAGAAATTGGAGATggatttaaaaa CTCCTCGAAAGAGTTTGGATCGGGATCATCATATACCGCGG AAATCGTTAATCTCTGAGTCGGAGGTGCGCAGAAATAGGCGGATTAGTACTCACGACGAGCGACGTCAGTCATATTGGAATGATTCCCGACACGTAGCCTGTATGACAGATCCTGTGG ATACCAACTGTAATTGCACGGAACTCGATCGCAAGTTGAAAGAATGCCAATTTGAGCTGTTCGTAAGGGAGAGCAAAGTGACCGCACTGAGCATCGAGCTGAAAAATCATCCGTTGAAAGAAGAAAATGCTCAATTGAAGAAGCGCCTACAGGAAGAGCAGCAAAAGTCGCGAGATGAAATTAAGCGAATGAAGAGTAAGAACTCCGATCTTATGAGTAAAGTTAACGCATTCTCCGCATCTGCTGCCATCTCGTCTAGCGGTAATTGCGCTGCGATTCCACTTCAAAAGCTAACGAGTGTTGAGACTCAAACAGAGTCCGACTTAGTGGTGGAGCTCAAAAAGACAACAGAGAAATTAAACGACTGTATCCAGGTGTGTCGACATCGCTACAATCATATAAAGGATCTGGAAGAGAGATTAAAACAGAATGAAAATAGCGATACTTCCAATATTTCTTCCCAGACAATCGgtcaaattaatttgcttaag TCCAAATTGGAGATACAGAAAAAGGAGATAGCTACGCTCAccaataaatatgaatacgCCAAAAAGGCGCTAAAATTGCGAAAGGATGAGATAGAAGAATTGCGCAAAGGCGCTGGCACAGCCGTAACAGCAGCATgttctaaataa